One Peromyscus leucopus breed LL Stock chromosome 14, UCI_PerLeu_2.1, whole genome shotgun sequence genomic window carries:
- the Fos gene encoding proto-oncogene c-Fos has protein sequence MMFSGFNADYEASSSRCSSASPAGDNLSYYHSPADSFSSMGSPVNAQDFCADLSVSSANFIPTVTAISTSPDLQWLVQPTLVSSVAPSQTRAPHPYGVPTPSTGAYSPRAGLVKTMSGGRAQSIGRRGKVEQLSPEEEEKRRIRRERNKMAAAKCRNRRRELTDTLQAETDQLEDEKSALQTEIANLLKEKEKLEFILAAHRPACKIPDDLGFPEEMSVASLDLTGGLPEAATPESEEAFSLPLLNDPEPPKPSLEPVKSVSNMELKAEPFDDFLFPASSRPSGSETARSVPDMDLSGSFYAADWEPLHSSSLGMGPLVTELEPLCTPVVTCTPSCTTYTSSFVFTYPEADSFPSCAAAHRKGSSSNEPSSDSLSSPTLLAL, from the exons ATGATGTTCTCCGGTTTCAACGCCGACTACGAGGCGTCATCCTCACGCTGCAGCAGCGCCTCCCCGGCCGGGGACAACCTTTCCTACTACCATTCCCCAGCcgactccttctccagcatgggCTCCCCTGTCAACGCACAG gacTTCTGCGCAGATCTGTCCGTTTCCAGTGCCAACTTTATCCCCACGGTGACAGCCATCTCCACCAGCCCAGACCTGCAGTGGCTGGTGCAACCCACCCTGGTCTCCTCCGTGGCTCCATCGCAGACTAGAGCTCCCCATCCTTACGGAGTCCCCACCCCGTCGACTGGGGCTTACTCCCCGAGGGCGGGATTGGTGAAGACCATGTCAGGCGGCAGAGCGCAGAGCATTGGCAGAAGAGGCAAAGTTGAGCAG TTATCtcctgaagaggaagagaaacggAGAATCCGAAGGGAGAGGAATAAGATGGCTGCTGCTAAATGCAGGAATCGGAGGAGGGAACTGACTGATACTCTCCAAGCG GAGACAGACCAACTTGAAGACGAGAAGTCTGCCCTGCAGACTGAGATTGCCAATCTgctgaaggagaaggaaaaactgGAGTTCATTCTGGCAGCCCACCGACCTGCCTGCAAGATCCCTGATGACCTGGGCTTCCCAGAAGAGATGTCTGTGGCTTCCCTGGATTTGACTGGGGGTCTGCCTGAGGCTGCCACCCCAGAGTCTGAGGAGGCCTTCTCACTGCCTCTTCTCAATGACCCTGAGCCGCCCAAGCCGTCGTTGGAGCCAGTCAAGAGCGTCAGCAATATGGAGCTGAAGGCCGAGCCTTTTGATGACTTCTTATTCCCAGCTTcctccaggcccagtggctccGAGACCGCCCGATCTGTGCCAGACATGGACCTGTCCGGTTCCTTCTATGCAGCAGACTGGGAGCCCTTGCACAGCAGCTCCCTGGGGATGGGGCCCCTGGTCACGGAGCTGGAGCCCCTGTGCACCCCGGTGGTCACCTGTACCCCCAGCTGCACTACTTACACGTCTTCCTTTGTCTTCACCTACCCCGAGGCTGACTCGTTCCCCAGCTGTGCAGCTGCCCACCGAAAGGGCAGCAGCAGCAACGAACCCTCCTCTGACTCCCTCAGCTCGCCCACACTGCTGGCCCTGTGA